From Salinibacterium sp. ZJ450, one genomic window encodes:
- the aroA gene encoding 3-phosphoshikimate 1-carboxyvinyltransferase, translating to MQISPYSKPEFNPYGENDSEDVAAPGPWPAPVATAPLLARLQLPGSKSLTNRELVLAALANGPSTLRWPLHSRDSALMVQALKTLNTEIKEVPGDGAYGPDLRITPAELEGGVSIDCGLAGTVMRFMPPVAALALGPVAFDGDEYARHRPMRPVIDALRALGIDVNDDGRGALPFSLYGMGAVEGGELSIDASASSQFVSGLLLAAPRFTRGLTLRHTGERLPSLPHIDMTIACLRARGVTVDSPKPGVWVVAPGEIAAIDLTIEPDLSNAAPFLAAAIVAGGTVTIQGWPDVTTQVGADLETLLPQFGATISRGDGDLTIDGGRGIRGGASIPGLDLDLSRGGELAPAIIALAALADSPSRIVGIGHLRGHETDRLAALAAEINGLGGAVSELDDGLAIDPRPLHGGLWKSYDDHRMATAGAIIGLAVEGVQIDGIESTGKTLPQFPKLWHALWGPSLT from the coding sequence TATTCCAAGCCCGAGTTCAATCCCTACGGGGAGAACGATTCAGAGGATGTCGCGGCGCCCGGCCCCTGGCCGGCACCGGTGGCCACCGCGCCCTTGCTCGCTCGGCTGCAACTGCCGGGGTCCAAGAGCCTGACCAACCGCGAACTGGTGCTCGCGGCCCTCGCCAACGGTCCATCGACGCTGCGCTGGCCGCTGCACTCGCGAGACAGCGCGCTGATGGTGCAGGCCCTGAAGACCCTGAACACCGAGATCAAGGAAGTCCCCGGCGACGGCGCATACGGGCCAGACCTGCGGATCACCCCGGCTGAGCTGGAGGGCGGCGTCTCGATCGACTGCGGCCTCGCCGGAACGGTGATGCGGTTCATGCCCCCGGTCGCGGCGCTCGCCCTCGGCCCGGTCGCCTTCGACGGCGACGAGTACGCCAGACACCGGCCGATGCGTCCGGTGATCGACGCGCTGCGCGCCCTGGGCATCGACGTGAACGACGACGGCCGCGGCGCCCTGCCGTTCAGCCTGTACGGGATGGGCGCGGTCGAGGGCGGAGAGCTCTCGATCGATGCGAGCGCCTCCAGCCAGTTCGTCTCCGGGCTGCTGCTCGCCGCCCCGCGCTTCACCCGGGGGCTCACCCTGCGGCACACCGGCGAACGTCTGCCCAGCCTGCCCCACATCGACATGACCATCGCCTGCCTGCGCGCCCGCGGCGTCACCGTCGACAGCCCGAAGCCCGGGGTCTGGGTGGTCGCCCCCGGCGAGATCGCCGCGATCGACCTGACGATCGAGCCGGACCTCTCCAACGCCGCCCCGTTCCTCGCCGCAGCGATCGTCGCCGGCGGTACCGTCACCATTCAGGGCTGGCCGGATGTCACCACCCAGGTGGGCGCGGACCTGGAGACCCTGTTGCCTCAGTTCGGGGCCACGATTAGCCGCGGCGACGGCGACCTGACCATCGACGGAGGCCGCGGCATCCGTGGCGGCGCCAGCATTCCGGGACTCGACCTCGATCTCAGCCGCGGCGGTGAACTCGCCCCCGCGATCATCGCCCTGGCCGCCCTCGCCGACAGCCCGAGCCGCATCGTCGGCATTGGCCATCTGCGTGGCCACGAGACCGACCGGCTGGCCGCGCTGGCCGCCGAGATCAACGGCCTCGGTGGCGCGGTCAGCGAACTCGACGACGGGCTCGCGATCGACCCGCGACCGCTGCACGGCGGCCTGTGGAAGTCGTACGACGACCACCGGATGGCCACGGCGGGCGCGATCATCGGCCTCGCGGTGGAGGGCGTGCAGATCGACGGCATCGAATCGACCGGCAAGACGCTGCCGCAGTTCCCGAAACTGTGGCATGCGCTGTGGGGCCCGTCACTGACATGA